The Oncorhynchus gorbuscha isolate QuinsamMale2020 ecotype Even-year linkage group LG04, OgorEven_v1.0, whole genome shotgun sequence genome includes the window CTCTAATCActtcaatagagtgatcagagacgtgcaactatagttttccttcacagaaaatacattagtcagCACATTTGGCAGAAAATAGCTTAATATTCATCAGATTACAACAGAAGTGCAACGCTATTTGGCTGGCAGCCACACAAGTAGACTACATGAGCTTACAATAAAAAAGCAAGGTATTTTTTGCATACTTTTGTTCATCATATAAATAATGTAGCCAGCTATTTCCAAAGTTAATCTTGCATTTTACCAGAGAAAAGTAGGCTGACGAGACTGAGAGCGCAGTCAAagcgctgtctgctgatagaatgcccCTTCGTCAATTCTCATCCACGTGCAGAACTGTAAGTGAAGCACAAAATTAGTCTGATGCTGAGCAGAAATTATATTGAGCTTTTTAGATCGGCGTTAACAAAATGAAGCAAGATAATTCTTATGAGTTGTACCTTTTTTTCTGCATAAAAATGAAATGAAGAATTCTACCACTTAGATAACGTGACCCCTAAGTTTAACTGAATTAATAAGGTGATGGGGCATCATAGTGTTGGCTTTCTGCTGTGTTTGAGAAGTCAACGCCCTTTGAATGGGTTATCTGTACAGCTGCCATTGCTCCAGAGTCAGTACTGTTTATTTGCACAATGTCTCTCATTCACATTGGCTTGTCAAAGTCCAAACTCCCCTAAAATGACATTCGGTAgctcctacctacctacatacatacatgcatacatattgtgtgattttgttgtcagcacattcaactatgtaaagaaaaaagtatttaataagaatatttcattcatgaatgaaatattcttattaaatacttttttctttacaacaaaatcacacaaaaatgctccctcagtaagagcattgaaggtgggtcgtggctgggtcttccagcatgacaacgacccaaaacacacacccagggcaactaaggagtggctccgtaagaagcatctctaggtcctggagtggtctagccagtctccagacctgaacccaatagaaaatctttgaagggagctgaaagtctgtattgcctggagacagccctgaaacctgaaggagaaggtctgtatggagaaggagaaggtctgtatggaggagtgggccaaaatccctgctgcagtgtgtgcaaacctggtcaagaactacaggaaacgtatgatctctgtaattgcaaacacaggtttctgtaccaaatattaagttatgcttttctgatgtatcaaatacttatgtcatgcaataaaatgcaaattaattacttaaaaatcatacaatgtgattttctggatttttgttttagattctgtcactcacagttgaagtgtacctataataaaaattacagacctctacatgctttgtaagtaggaaaacctgcaaaatcggcagtgtatcaaaaccttgttctccccactgtatgtatgtatgtatgtatgtatgtatgtatgtatgtatgtatgtatgtatgtatgtatgtatgtatgtatgtatgtatgtatgtatgtatgtatgtatgtatgtatgtatgtatgtatgtatgtatgtatgtatgtatgtatgtatgtatgtatgtatgtatgtatgtataaaaCTTTGACTTTTTGACTTTTTTACCAGAGCTACCTACACCTTGTGAATTTACCAGAAAACATAGTAAAACAGGTTAAATTGTGTTTATTTCAGCTAAATACCTCCATGTATAGTAGAACACTGATACAGCAATACAGCAGTTTGATTAGTTTTTTTGCATCTTTGGGGCACATTTTTACATATAATCAAGTCATCCTACTGGTCTGTTAaatacacaataaaataacatttatgGTTTGAATAAAAGcaaaacgtcattttttaaaaatctacAAAAAGGCACACAATCAGAATATatattaaacaaaaatataaacgcaacatgtaatgtgttggtcccatgtttcatgagctgaaataaaagatcccagaaaatgtccatatgcacaaaaagtttCTTTCTCTCAAATCTTCTGCACAAATTCGTTTACATCCcagtttgtgagcatttctcctttaccaagataatgcatccacctgacaggtgtggcatatcaagaagctgattaaacagcatgatcattacacaggtgcaccttgtgctggggacaatagaaGGCTAAagtgtgccgttttgtcacacaacacaatgtcacagttgtctcaagttttgagggagtgtacaattggcatgctgactgcaggaatgtccacaagagctgttgccagataatttaatgttaatttctctaccatatgcctccgccaacattgttttagaaaaTATGGCAGTACGTCCGacaggcctcacaaccacagaccacgtgtaatcacGCCAGCCGAGGACCTCCGCatttggcttcttcacctgtgggatcgtctgaggggGGAGGGGTGTTGGAGTATttctgcatttatatttttgttcagtatacatgaaAAAGGCTTGCAGGAGTAGTCCGTTTGATAAAATTTTACAGAAAGTCAGTGTTGACGACAACTTTGGCATAAGTGGAGAAATCCCTTGTATTAAaagataaatacatgtttttttataAATAAACCAACAATTAAAAAGTTGAGAAAGAAACCGagtaaaataatatataatatatgccatttagcagacgcttttatccaaagcgacttacagtcatgtgtgcatacattctacgtatgggtggtcccggggatcgaacccactaccctggcgttacaagcgccatgctctaccaactgagctagagaAAAAAAAAAAGACGTGTGTGAATGTATAATCAGCTACTTGATCTATAAAGAAAATGTGTTACCGTGGTAATCGGCCCCAGAGGTCAGATCTTGCTCATTAAGCCACAGTCATGATTATTGCAATGTTGAGACAAGTGTTCTGATGCACAGGCTATTTTGGTCCACTGATCTTTACATCACACTAGTATATACCAACTGCTCTGTTGTTGCAGACTACCAAAATATAGAGCATTGTAGATCAGATAGCATGTAATGTCTTGAAAATAATCTGATTATCCATTCCAAGTTGGGACCCCCTAGGAATTCTAGCCCAATTACAACCCCTGTTGAATCAGAGGAGTTAGTGCTAGGCTAGAACCAAAATGGTCCCCCCATGGAATGGATTGAGAAACACCATCATAAGTGCATCCTAGACACTTACACATATCGTCCTCTTCTGTTTGCATGGCACAGTGGTAGACCCCATGACTAAACGGGGTCGCTGGGATATGATGACACTGGGTGGCAGAGACTAGAcccctccccattccttctcttcgTGTTCTACTCTCAGTACGGCTCTGCCTTCAAACTCCGATATAGACAGCAAGTAAACACCATCCCCAcaatctgagagagggagagagaaagatacttCTACCATTACACTTCTACCATTACCCCTGAATTTCGAGAGACCAGGGCAATCATGTTTATGGTGGCCACCTTGGGTTATCTTTGTGCTGTAAACAGTGAAATGGCTTATTTTTGCTCACCTGTACACAGGCGATGCCCACGCCCACTGCTCCAATGATCTTCAGGTGGTCCAAAATGAAGTTCTCCAGTTTAGTGATACAACccccctggagagagaggaaagataggaccacattgtgtgtgagtgagagagagactttcaAGATGACTTTCAATTTTGATCATAGCCGTGTGAAGTAGGGGAGCttttttaaaaaataataatacaaatatatatatatatttgtattattaatatatatgttttatacatATTATTTTttactaaagtagtgcactgggcctttattaGTATTAGTGGACCGATATAGACGTCTGAAGCGTGGGCAAAAACATATTTTCAGCATCTCCGCTTTGTCAAAAAAGGTAGTTGTATAATTAAGAACAGTATCTTGCAGGATTTAATAGTTGGAATTGTAATAATTGTTTACCTGTCCCTTTCCCTGCAATTgccattctaatggaatccagaaagaacaaaaccaaAACTCAAACATATACATCAAAAGGTGCAAAGTTATGGCCAAATACATCAAACATCCAcatcaaataaaatatttttctttctttcttcaaataacatggaaaacaacCATGTTTTGTGCAGCATTAATTTACCACCCTTAAAAACCACTTAATGTAAATATACACTACTGTATTGTACATAGACAGGTCATCTAGGTTTGTACCTGTAGACTTTccataaaggtcaaataaaaatcacCATGAAGAAGAACAATGCACAATATAGTAAATGAGCAAGGGGTTTGTGatgatgtggctcagttggtagagcatggcgattGCAACACTAGGATTGTGGGTTCCCACGGGTGACCAGTACataaaagtatgaaaatgtatgcactcactactgtaaattgctctggatgagagcatctactaaaatgtaaaaacatttttacaaatagaaataagttgcatttgcaaagtatttcAAGAAACTGGAAAACATATCAGGCAAGTATTTTTATATTCCACATGTATTATCAGATTACAGTGCTGTaaagtacttgagtaaaaatactttaaagtacgaCTTAAGACGTTTTTTGGGGTGTCTGTACTTTATTTTCTTTAGTtgtcaaaatataaatagtaatgacctttttactccatacattttccctgacacccaaaagtactctttaCATTTAGAATACTTAGCAggtcaggaaaatggtccaattcacgcacttatcaagagaacatccctggtcatctgtaCTGCcactgatctggcggactcactaaacacaaatgctttgttagTAAATAATTTTCTAAGTGTTGAAGTGTGCCCGTTTCGatccgtaaataaataaaaactaggaaatcgtgccgtctggtttgcttaatataacgaataagaaattatttatactttgaCTTTTGACCAAAAATATTGCAGCACAcccacccccaaactacttcccaCAGCTATGATCTGGATACACAAACCTGAACTCAAGCAGAATTTGCACTAAGCATTGCATGCACACTAACACTCAACAACACTGACTGCTCTCTGTATCTGACACTCACCTCCACCTTGTAGATGTTTGATGGGTGGTCCCTGCGGCCGCAGTTTAGAGTCTGGGTTTTACAGCAGCTATCCGGCACCAGCCTGCCATCTGCCTCACTGGTGCGGATCCACACGCTCTCGCCCCAGTCCGATGAGCTGTTGCTGCCACAGCACTTAAACTGgcggaaaagagagaggaggagaggccatttCACATCAGGTTGAAACAGGGTGAAATGCCTTGCAGTTGTTTCAGAAGACGAGCTGAATGATATTCAGTTCATGAACCAAATCCGCATACAAAACGATGGGCCATCGTTCAAATAAGTTGCATAATGACGAGTTACATGTATGGCTATAACATAATGTAACCATGCATTATGAAAACGCATAACTGTGCCAGTGTAAATAACAGTATATACAATGAACGTAAACAAGTTGATTATTAATTCACATTGGAGAAAATCGACAAATTCCCACATTAATATTTCCAAAAACCCCTAATCAAACTCCTTAAGTCTGCTTATGTTGTCTTGCCTTGTCTTGTCTTACCTCATGCTGCAGCTTGTCCACTGCTTTGGTGACATGCTCCTGCTCTGGCTGCCTGTACTTCTGCACCATGGTCTCCCGCAGGTTCTGTTTCAGCTCCTCATTGAGCTGCAGAGGAAGACACGACACAGAGGATTTGAGAGAACAGACACCGTAAACATGACGTTGGTCAGACAACACAGTTCCCAGCAGACTATAGAAACAGAAGACTGAATCTTCTGTCAGTAGAATAACACTTGAAGGAATGTAATGTATCTCATTGTTGATTTAATAGAATGATTCACTGTATCAAAAAGGTCTAGAATAGCTAAAACTGTAATTATAGAAAGAACTCCTCTTGAGGAAAGAAGAAATTATATACATAAAGGTAAGAGGAAGTACATTTCCATTCATTTATAACCGTAGCGCAATACTTAGGTACTCGGGTAAGAGCATAGGCCTACATCTAGCTGGTTCGCAGTTTCTATGACAACCACAGAATGTAGAGCCAAGTCAGAATGTTAAGGAGAGATAAAGGGAATAAatgaacaggggagggaggggggagagaaatagaATAGGTTTTCATTTGACCTGTTGACAGCGTGGGAAACACTGCAGCAGTGAGATGAAAACAGGGTGAAAGGCCAAAGGAACATGAGGAGACAATTACACAGAGAGAGTTCAAATGACACACATCAAGCTGGTAAGATAACATTCCTGTAGGTCGAACATCTACACAGCAGGGGTATATAGTGGTAACAAGGATAGTAGTGGGAATCACATCTTAGTGATATCATCGCACTCCAGAAATGCTACAACAAGAGGTGGCAGGCATGGGAaagcagagcgggagagagagagagaacagcaacagatggagaaagagagagactgggacattATCCATGAACCTTCCCTTGTTGTGGTTTCAGTTTTATTACAAACATACACTCTTCTGTTTCTGGTCAGACTCTGGGTATAGATAGTGTTACTGGCGATGGAATCAGGTGGTGAATCAAGTCATTCATTACCTGCTGGTAATAGATGTAGGCCAGGACACCGGCGAGGATCTCCAGCAGGAAGATACACAGCAGCAAGACAAAGTACTGTGGGGAGACAATGAAAGGTAGGGGATTAGGTTGAAATGGATATCCCCTGGTCCTCGGTCTATGGGCTTCACAGTTAAAACAGGCAAATCCAATTTAGATGAGCTGGAGTTAAATGTATCAGAGCAGTCGATTGGTGGTTGTGGGGTCACTGTTGCGGTTTTGTTATTTTGAGAAAAATAGACTAAGAATGTTTGCCAATCATAGTTTTAATTTGTAGCGTATTGATTATGTGGTGAGATGTCAATGGAGCTGTACAAACAGTATGCTGCCCTTAAAGGGAtccttcaggattttggcaatgaagagCCAAAgccagatgaactcgtggatacaattatgtctctgtgtgcagtttgaagtTACTAACTAGCATTAGCGTAACTTCTAAatagcattagcacaatgactggatgtCAATGGATGGTAACAGCTTAGACTTACAGTCATTGCcttaacgctagttagcattggctcccGAAACGAATTAGCTTCCTTCATACTGAATGCAGAGACATACTGTAAAAATTGTATGCACTAGTTCatcttcattgccaaaatcccaaagtatccctttaccAACTGGCCCAGAAACAGTTTCCTCTTTGATGATAAGGGTTAGCTAAGTTTAAGAAGTTGGTAAGGAGAATATCCTAAATCAGATATGAAAAGGCATAAAGTTATCACAACCCCTCTGGGTCCAAGCTATGGTTAGAATCATGGGAAACATCTGTTATTGGGTTGGAAGTGCACTACGTAAAGGAGTGTGTGAGAACAGTCCTTTGCCTGCATGGACGTGTATTTGTTCCCAAGACATGCCCCTTAAAAAAAGGTACAATATTTAAGTTTTGTTCATTCAAATAGCTCTAAAATGGCCATAATAAAGTGGCAAGGATTAGGGAATAAAATGCTTTCAAGTTTACATGATATCTTTAGACCCCAGGTCAAGGCCAACAAGCATGGATGCCATTAGCTACGGAGAGGATGGAAAAAAAGTTTAACCAaggacaaaagatttaagtgcctttgaacggggtatggtagtaggtgccaggtgcaccagtttgtgtcaagcactgcaacactgctgagtttttcacaatgaacaatttcctgtgtgtatcaaaagTCCCATTCAACAGTTAAATGTAGCTAGCCTACTTTGCTAGACTACTTTTCCCACATGAATTCGCTATGCAGTCTGTAGAGTAATTATGTTGACAAATTATATCTTCATGTCAATTTCGGCCCATGCAATGTAACgtaaactcactcacttttgtacatcgccttggtctgtataattgaccttattttagcgccccaaaaaaacataatacttccagatcaactgtaatgtcaataccattgtaaggcataatttctcccctttccaacagaattcACGCCGAGATCTTCACGCTGCCAGTTTCTGAATGATTCAAGAAGGCAATGAGTTCCTTtgtgtctttttaaaaatggtgggtggggaagcgaaactaatgcgtgatagtgagaaggagagatgtcgtGTGGGAAAACTACATTTTttactcgatctgtccaacttatcaccttatcgcctctaaaatgtaaataaaacactataaagagtttatataaagtgccattacatacctatttgaaggtttgtgtcgaacttgaatcaggtttttagggcggtgctaaagtgatcttcagaagtaaacaCTGTCTTGATAGTCTCGATCGTTTACAGTGATGACGCAAAACATGACTAGGTATCCCCGCTTACCCCGtaactgtccatttcttgtttttaaacgatgagagaagtgctacacctggtggagagagattgtaagacagaaatagttgctttatgcatGCTGTACGTTACAGCATGACACGTCACGAAGTAACGGAGGGTCCGTTTTTttaaacttttctccaatactatagagccattaccatgtcgatcaacgcttgaatagaaacgtagttcacaccccagattttgaagtcaacacagtcgctacagtcccattagttttctttgtagcctcgtttgaatgtcacGGTTGGCCTGAAAATATGATGACATTGCTAAAGTAGGTAAATAATTAATAGGAAACAATTTTGCCATCATTATGATATGGTCAAATGTTCTTTAGAGAGATGGCAAAGTTTGTCAAAAATAGCTAGCAatggtaacgttagctagttaaagtTATACTAATTAAAGTCCCCAGGACATTCACGGTATTAGGCAAGACTTCTCTTGTGCACCAGACGCATGGAATAAATCTACAATCCAagcttcatctagatatgttatGAATGAATTTCAAATATTGATGTGCgactgttacagaggagtgtaaatGCTTTTTTTTAGGCTGAATcatgttgttgtatgttttaattttgtaatgtattgattgttgctgccttcttggccaggtctcccttgaaaaagagacAGGAAAAGCCCGTTGagaccctggttaaataaaagtgaaataaacatttaaaaactgCATCTACAGACAATCTGGTGACATCACAATGATGACAAAGGGTTCTCATACGAAATAATTTTCCTCTTTTTGAAATATCTGCATTGAATAGAACGTTCTTTGGAGGTCTGTGGTGTAGATGTAGTTATTTTGTCTTCAATGCATATGCCCTTTGACTTCTGGACCGAAAGAAAACATATTTGGTGAAATATTAATTGAATCAAGGAACCTCAATACCTTCCTTACAATAAGTTTCCATTGTTATTTTGCCTTGAGTGAGAAATAGTTTTGTTGTATAGAGTTCTGATTGCATTCAGAACTCCATTCAAAACTCCATTCAGAACTCCAGGTTAGGGAGACATTTTGAGTTCTGCGTGACTGATCTGTTGTGGTTATAATTCAACAGCAATGAGGATAGAAGGCCAAACATTTAGCAGTTGCATAGCCAACATGTAAATGTGATTCtggaataaataaaaaacagattcAAAATTGAATcccctctacagtactacagagatCACCTCTATACACATCAACACAAATAGAACGTTCAGTCAGGCATAtatttttaacatatatatacacacacacacacacacacacacacacacacacacacacacacacacacacacacacacacacacacacacacacacacacacacacatacatacatacatacatacatacatacatacatacatacatacatacatacatacatatatatataatgacaattacaagaatactgaatgaacacttattttaacttaataataatataatacaacaataaaatcaatttagtctcaaataaataatgaaacatgttcaatttggttaaaataatgcacaaaaaagtgttggagaagaaagtaaaagtgcaatacttgccatgtaaaaaagctaacatttaagttccttgctcagaacatgagaacatatgaaagctggtggatCCTTTGagcatgagtcttcaatattcccaggtaagaagttttaggttgtagttattataggaatatatctctctataccatttgtatttcatatacctttgactattggatgtt containing:
- the LOC124033935 gene encoding CD151 antigen-like; the encoded protein is MGAPATAYDEKKETCGTVCLKYLLFTFNFLFWLAGGVVMAVGIWTLVEKSDYISLLSSATYAASAYILILAGAIVMVTGVLGCCATFKEQRRLLRVYFVLLLCIFLLEILAGVLAYIYYQQLNEELKQNLRETMVQKYRQPEQEHVTKAVDKLQHEFKCCGSNSSSDWGESVWIRTSEADGRLVPDSCCKTQTLNCGRRDHPSNIYKVEGGCITKLENFILDHLKIIGAVGVGIACVQIVGMVFTCCLYRSLKAEPY